In the Manis javanica isolate MJ-LG chromosome 14, MJ_LKY, whole genome shotgun sequence genome, one interval contains:
- the CNOT6 gene encoding CCR4-NOT transcription complex subunit 6 isoform X3, protein MVSLRELHLNNNLLRVLPFELGKLFQLQTLGLKGNPLTQDILNLYLEPDGTRRLLNYLLDNLAGTAKRISTEQPPPRSWIMLQEPDRTRPTALFSVMCYNVLCDKYATRQLYGYCPSWALNWDYRKKAIIQEILSCNADIISLQEVETEQYYSFFLVELKERGYNGFFSPKSRARTMSEQERKHVDGCAIFFKTEKFTLVQKHTVEFNQLAMANSEGSEAMLNRVMTKDNIGVAILLELREELIEMSSGKPHLGAEKQLILVANAHMHWDPEYSDVKLVQTMMFLSEVKNIIDKASRSLQSSVLGEFGTIPLVLCADLNSLPDSGVVEYLSTGGVETNHKDFKELRYNESLTNFSCNGKRGTTNGRITHGFRLKSAYESGLMPYTNYTFDFKGIIDYIFYSKPQLNTLGILGPLDHHWLVENNISGCPHPLIPSDHFSLFAQLELLLPFLPQVNGIHLPGRR, encoded by the exons gaaATCCACTTACCCAGGATATACTGAACCTCTATCTGGAACCAGATGGAACAAGAAGGCTACTGAACTACTTGCTTGATAATTTGGCAGGTACTGCAAAAAGAA TTTCAACAGAACAGCCACCTCCAAGATCGTGGATTATGTTACAAGAACCAGACAGAACAAGGCCAACTG CCTTGTTTTCTGTCATGTGCTATAATGTTCTTTGTGATAAATATGCGACCCGGCAGTTATACGGCTACTGTCCATCATGGGCACTAAATTGGGACTACAGGAAAAAGGCCATTATTCAAGAAATCTTGAGCTGCAATGCTGATATCATAAGTCTTCAG GAGgttgaaacagaacagtattaCAGTTTTTTTCTGGTAGAACTGAAAGAACGTGGCTATAATGGATTCTTTAGTCCTAAATCTAGAGCTAGGACAATgtcagaacaagaaagaaaacatgttGATGGCTGTGCAATATTCTTCAAGACAGAAAA aTTTACTTTGGTTCAGAAGCACACTGTTGAATTTAATCAGCTAGCAATGGCGAATTCAGAAGGGTCTGAAGCTATGCTGAACAGAGTCATGACGAAAGACAACATTGGAGTTGCGATACTGCTAGAACTTCGGGAGGAATTGATTGAAATGTCAT CTGGAAAGCCACATCTTGGAGCAGAAAAACAACTTATTCTCGTGGCTAATGCGCATATGCATTGGGACCCTGAATACTCCGATGTGAAGTTGGTTCAAACCATGATGTTCCTCTCAGAAGTGAAGAACATTATTGATAAAGCCTCTCGAAGCCTCCAGTCCAGTGTATTGGGAGAATTTGGAACTATTCCACTGGTGTTATGTGCAGATCTTAATTCTTTGCCTGACTCTG GTGTTGTAGAATATTTGAGCACAGGTGGAGTAGAAACAAATCATAAGGACTTTAAGGAACTGAGATATAATGAAAGTCTTACCAACTTCAGCTGTAATGGGAAACGCGGGACGACCAACGGAAGGATTACTCATGGTTTCAGGTTAAAGAGCGCCTACGAGAGCGGCCTAATGCCTTACACCAACTACACGTTTGACTTCAAG gGTATAATTGACTACATCTTCTACTCTAAACCTCAGCTGAACACTTTAGGCATCCTGGGACCTCTGGACCACCATTGGCTAGTTGAGAATAATATCAGCGGCTGCCCACACCCACTCATTCCCTCTGACCACTTCTCACTTTTTGCACAACTGGAGCTCTTActgcccttcctgccccaggTCAATGGCATTCACCTTCCTGGCAGGAGGTAG